One window from the genome of Candidatus Manganitrophaceae bacterium encodes:
- a CDS encoding CBS domain-containing protein produces MTPLALLMHRDVQEISPKATLRQAAKQMRDKKVGSLLVSEGVERIGIVSETDFVRKALAEGVNPDTTPVEKIMSQPIISIDIDKTAKEANDLMATKGIRHLAVADKGIIVGIISVRDLVICFKNRL; encoded by the coding sequence ATGACGCCACTCGCCCTTCTCATGCATCGCGATGTTCAGGAAATCTCCCCCAAGGCCACCCTTCGGCAGGCGGCCAAGCAGATGAGGGACAAAAAGGTCGGCTCGCTTCTGGTCAGCGAGGGGGTGGAGCGGATCGGGATCGTCAGTGAGACCGATTTTGTCCGAAAAGCCTTGGCGGAGGGGGTGAATCCCGATACCACGCCGGTAGAGAAGATCATGAGCCAGCCGATCATTTCAATCGATATCGACAAGACGGCAAAAGAGGCGAATGACCTGATGGCGACCAAGGGGATTCGCCACCTGGCGGTGGCCGATAAAGGAATAATCGTCGGAATTATTTCGGTGCGCGACCTGGTGATCTGCTTTAAGAATCGCTTGTAA